One genomic segment of Thermodesulfobacterium sp. TA1 includes these proteins:
- a CDS encoding RluA family pseudouridine synthase translates to MKKPVSILFEDKNLLVVNKPAGIVVQGARDSEISLLKTLKDFIKRRDQKEGGVFLAVVHRLDKPVSGALVLAKRTKAAKRISEAFRQKEVIKLYVAEVEGSLKGQSLIKTYLKWDQKAKKALVFEEHQEGAKESLTYYEVLECRKKRSLVLLFPITGRKHQLRAVLSYLGFPIVGDVRYGAKTLVLKGKAIGLHACFLRFPHPITKEPLEFLAPFPEYFSLGNLDKTLNLGFFNKKFEALKNFYKE, encoded by the coding sequence TTGAAAAAGCCAGTTTCTATCCTTTTTGAAGATAAAAACCTTTTGGTGGTCAACAAACCTGCAGGTATAGTAGTCCAAGGGGCAAGAGATTCAGAGATATCTTTGTTAAAAACTTTAAAAGATTTTATAAAAAGACGAGACCAAAAAGAAGGAGGGGTATTTTTAGCGGTGGTTCATAGGTTAGATAAACCTGTTTCTGGGGCGTTGGTTTTAGCCAAAAGAACTAAGGCAGCTAAGAGGATCTCTGAAGCCTTTAGACAAAAAGAAGTGATTAAATTGTATGTAGCCGAGGTAGAAGGTAGTTTAAAAGGTCAAAGTTTAATTAAGACTTATCTCAAATGGGACCAAAAGGCTAAAAAGGCTTTAGTTTTTGAAGAGCATCAAGAGGGGGCAAAAGAAAGTTTAACCTATTATGAGGTCTTAGAATGTAGAAAAAAAAGGTCTTTGGTGTTGCTTTTTCCCATAACTGGGAGAAAGCATCAGCTTAGGGCAGTTTTAAGTTATCTTGGTTTTCCTATCGTAGGGGATGTGAGATATGGAGCCAAAACCTTGGTTTTAAAAGGTAAGGCTATCGGTTTACATGCTTGTTTTTTACGTTTCCCTCATCCTATAACCAAAGAACCTTTGGAATTTTTGGCCCCATTTCCTGAATATTTTTCTCTTGGCAATCTTGACAAAACCTTAAACTTGGGGTTTTTTAATAAAAAGTTCGAAGCTTTAAAAAATTTTTATAAGGAGTAA